A genomic segment from Sciurus carolinensis chromosome 1, mSciCar1.2, whole genome shotgun sequence encodes:
- the Prdm2 gene encoding PR domain zinc finger protein 2 isoform X5 → MWEVYYPNLGWMCIDATDPEKGNWLRYVNWACSGEEQNLFPLEINRAIYYKTLKPIAPGEELLVWYNGEDNPEIAAAIEEERASARSKRSSPKSRKGKKKSQENKNKGNKSQDLALKTSEPDSTSASMRDSVEGPKEEERHPAAAPEQPALLQEGLSQDTPPELLTSPAAHDPQPEPDGKREATDFEVNDLDEEEEEEEEEEDDEDLEEDGEEEGDVPNESSVKEPEIRCDEKPEDLLEEPKSISEETPEDSPEGTPVVQIPKTKEEANGEVFETFMFPCQHCERKFTTKQGLERHMHIHMSTVNHAFKCKYCGKAFGTQINRRRHERRHEAGLKRKSSLTLQPSEDLSDSKVSGDSVTPKDELNPPHLGQDCLILNSEKASQETGNSSVVEENGEVKELHPCKYCKKVFGTHTNMRRHQRRVHERHLIPKGVRRKGGLLEEPQPPAEQAPPAQNVYVPSTEPEEEGEADDVYIMDISSNISENLNYYIDGKIQTNNSTSNCDVVEMESSSADLYGINCLLTPVTVEITQSIKTTQVTVTDELPKEPSSGTNGESKRRRTASPPALPQIKAETDSEPAAPSCSLSLPLSVSTTEAVSFHKEKNVYLSSKLKQLLQTQDKLTPPAGISSAEIPKLGPVCVSTPASMLPVTSSRFKRRTSSPPSSPQHSPALRDFGKPSDGKAAWTDAVLTSKKPKLESRSDSPAWSLSGRDEKETGSPPCFDEYKISKEWAAGSTFSNVCNQQPLDLSSGVKQKAEGSGKSSVQWESVLDLSVHRKPGSDSEGRELKEHHSAQLTCGAVKKKKPTTCMLQKVLLNEYNGIDLPVESTPDVTRSPSPCKSLDAQPDPDLVPDSGFSAPAIESAPEVCPSSPPLQTSSSSSGQLPPLLIPTDPSSPPPCPPVLTVATPPPPLLPTVPLPAPSSSASPHPCPSPLSNATAQSPLPILSPTVSPSPSPIPPVEQLMSAASPGPPTLSSSSSSSSSSSPSSSSSSSSSSSSSFSSSSSSSSPSPPPLSAVSSVVSSGDNLEASLPAITFKQEEPEDEGLKAREEPQSAVEQDAVQETFSKNFICNVCESPFLSIKDLTKHLSIHAEEWPFKCEFCVQLFKDKMDLSEHRFLLHGVGNIFVCSVCKKEFAFLCNLQQHQRDLHPDEVCTHHEFESGTLRPQNFTDPSKAHMEHMQGLPEDPLETSKEEEELNDSSEELYTTIKIMASGIKTKDPDVRLGLNQHYPSFKPPPFQYHHRNPMGIGVTATNFTTHNIPQTFTTAIRCTKCGKGVDNMPELHKHILACASASDKKRYTPKKNPVPLKQTVQPKNGVVVLDNSGKNAFRRMGQPKRLSFSVELSKMSPNKLKLNALKKKNQLVQKAILQKNKSAKQRADLRSSAASSSHVCPYCSREFTYIGSLNKHAAFSCPKKPLSPSKKKVSHSSKKGGHSSSPASSDRHTSSSHRRRTADAEIKMQSTQAPLGKTRARSSGPSQSPLPSSSFRSRQNVKFTASVKSKKPSSSSLRNSSPIRMAKITHVEGKKPKAVAKNHSAQLSSKTSRSLHVRVQKSKAVLQSKPNLASKKRTDRFNVKSRERSGGPITRSLQLAAAADLSESRREDGSARQELKDFSYSLRLASRCPPPTAPYVTRQCGKVKAPAAAQFQGPFFKE, encoded by the exons ggaagaaaaaatcccaagaaaataaaaacaaaggaaacaaaagccaGGACCTAGCGCTGAAGACAAGTGAGCCAGATTCGACCTCTGCAAGTATGAGAGATTCTGTGGAAG GTCCCAAAGAAGAAGAGAGGCATCCAGCTGCAGCCCCTGAGCAGCCAGCCCTTCTCCAGGAAGGGCTCAGCCAGGATACACCACCAGAACTGCTGACCTCCCCTGCTGCCCACGACCCGCAGCCAGAGCCCGATGGAAAACGAGAAGCCACAGATTTTGAGGTGAATGATCtggatgaagaggaagaggaagaggaggaagaagaggacgACGAAGACTTAGAGGAAGACGGGGAGGAAGAAGGCGACGTGCCGAATGAAAGCTCTGTGAAAGAGCCGGAGATCCGGTGTGACGAGAAGCCAGAGGATTTGTTAGAAGAACCAAAAAGCATTTCAGAAGAAACTCCCGAAGACTCCCCGGAAGGGACACCTGTTGTCCAGATTCCCAAAACTAAAGAAGAGGCCAACGGTGAGGTGTTTGAAACATTTATGTTTCCATGTCAGCACTGTGAAAGGAAGTTCACCACCAAGCAGGGCCTTGAGCGTCACATGCACATCCACATGTCAACAGTGAACCATGCTTTCAAGTGCAAGTACTGTGGGAAAGCCTTTGGCACGCAGATTAACAGGAGGCGACATGAGCGTCGCCATGAAGCTGGGTTAAAGCGAAAATCCAGCCTGACACTACAGCCATCGGAGGACCTGTCTGATAGCAAAGTTTCTGGAGACAGTGTCACTCCTAAAGATGAATTGAATCCTCCGCATCTTGGGCAAGACTGTCTGATTCTGAACTCAGAGAAAGCTTCCCAAGAAACAGGAAATTCTTCTGTTGTAGAAGAGAACGGGGAAGTTAAAGAACTTCATCCATGCAAATATTGTAAAAAGGTTTTCGGAACTCATACCAATATGAGACGGCATCAGCGCAGAGTTCATGAACGCCACCTGATTCCCAAAGGTGTGCGCCGAAAAGGAGGCCTCCTTGAAGAGCCACAGCCCCCTGCAGAGCAGGCCCCGCCCGCCCAGAATGTCTATGTaccaagcacagagccagaggaggaaggggaagcagATGACGTGTACATCATGGACATTTCTAGCAATATCTctgaaaacttaaattactataTTGATGGTAAAATTCAGACCAACAACAGCACGAGTAACTGTGACGTGGTTGAGATGGAATCCAGTTCGGCAGACTTGTACGGCATAAATTGTCTGCTCACTCCAGTTACAGTGGAAATCACTCAAAGTATAAAGACCACACAGGTCACTGTAACAGATGAGCTTCCTAAAGAGCCGTCCAGTGGCACAAACGGTGAGTCCAAGAGACGGAGGACTGCCAGTCCACCTGCGCTGCCCCAGATTAAAGCTGAAACGGACTCTGAGCCTGCGGCGCCCTCCTGTTCCTTGAGTCTGCCTCTTAGCGTCTCAACGACTGAGGCTGTGTCTTTCCATAAAGAGAAGAATGTTTATTTGTCATCGAAGCTCAAGCAGCTTCTTCAAACCCAAGACAAGCTAACTCCTCCTGCAGGGATTTCATCAGCTGAAATCCCAAAGTTAGGTCCCGTGTGCGTGTCCACTCCTGCATCCATGTTACCTGTGACCTCCAGTAGGTTTAAGAGACGGACCAGCTCTCCGCCCAGTTCTCCTCAGCACAGCCCTGCCCTTCGGGACTTTGGGAAACCAAGTGATGGGAAAGCAGCGTGGACAGATGCAGTCCTAACTTCCAAGAAGCCCAAATTAGAAAGTCGCAGTGACTCACCAGCATGGAGTTTGTCGGGGAGAGATGAGAAAGAAACTGGGAGCCCTCCTTGCTTTGATGAATACAAAATATCGAAAGAGTGGGCAGCTGGTTCTACTTTCAGCAACGTGTGCAACCAGCAGCCTTTGGATTTATCCAGCGGTGTCAAGCAGAAGGCTGAGGGTTCAGGCAAATCTTCAGTCCAGTGGGAATCCGTGTTGGATCTCAGTGTGCATAGAAAGCCTGGGAGTGACTCTGAAGGCAGGGAGCTGAAAGAACACCATTCAGCGCAGCTGACCTGCGGCGCTGTGAAGAAGAAGAAGCCAACCACCTGCATGCTCCAGAAGGTTCTTCTCAATGAATACAATGGCATTGATTTACCTGTAGAAAGTACCCCTGATGTGACCAGGAGCCCAAGCCCTTGTAAATCTCTAGACGCCCAGCCAGATCCTGACCTGGTTCCTGACTCTGGTTTCTCTGCCCCTGCCATCGAGTCGGCCCCTGAAGTTTGTCCTTCATCACCTCCCCTCCAGACATCGTCCTCGTCTTCCGGTCAGCTGCCTCCTCTCCTGATCCCCACAGAtccctcttcccctccacccTGCCCTCCTGTGTTAACTGTAGCCACtccgccccctcccctccttccaaccgtccctctccctgccccttctTCCAGTGCATCTCCTCACCCGTGTCCCTCTCCACTCTCGAATGCCACTGCCCAGTCTCCTCTTCCAATTCTCTCCCCCACCGTGTCCCCCTCACCCTCTCCCATTCCTCCTGTGGAGCAGCTCATGTCTGCTGCTTCACCTGGGCCTCCAacactttcttcctcctcctcctcctcctcctcctcctccccctcctcctcttcctcttcttcctcctcttcctcttcttcattctcctcttcatcttcctcctcatCCCCGTCACCACCCCCTCTCTCAGCAGTGTCATCTGTTGTTTCCTCTGGCGATAATCTGGAGGCTTCTCTCCCTGCAATAACTTTCAAACAGGAGGAACCAGAGGATGAAGGTCTGAAAGCCAGGGAAGAGCCCCAGTCTGCAGTTGAACAGGATGCTGTTCAGGAAACATTCAGCAAAAACTTTATTTGCAATGTCTGTGAATCACCTTTTCTTTCCATTAAAGATCTAACCAAACATTTATCTATTCATGCTGAAGAATGGCCCTTCAAATGTGAATTTTGTGTGCAGCTTTTTAAGGATAAAATGGATTTGTCAGAGCATCGCTTTTTGCTTCATGGAGTTGGGAATATCTTTGTGTGTTCTGTTTGTAAAAAAGAATTTGCTTTCTTGTGCAATTTGCAGCAGCACCAGCGAGATCTCCACCCAGACGAGGTGTGTACACACCATGAGTTTGAGAGTGGGACACTGAGGCCCCAGAACTTCACAGATCCCAGCAAGGCCCACATGGAGCATATGCAGGGCTTGCCGGAAGACCCTTTGGAAACTTCCAAAGAAGAGGAGGAATTAAATGATTCCTCTGAAGAGCTTTATACCACCATAAAAATAATGGCTTCTGGAATAAAGACAAAAGATCCGGATGTTCGATTGGGTCTTAATCAGCATTACCCAAGCTTTAAACCACCTCCATTCCAGTACCATCACCGCAACCCCATGGGTATTGGTGTGACGGCCACAAATTTCACTACCCACAATATTCCACAGACTTTTACTACTGCCATTCGCTGCACAAAATGTGGGAAAGGTGTTGACAACATGCCTGAGTTACACAAACATATCTTGGCATGCGCTTCTGCAAGTGACAAGAAGAGGTATACTCCGAAAAAAAATCCAGTACCTCTGAAACAAACTGTGCAGCCCAAAAATGGAGTGGTGGTCTTAGACAACTCTGGAAAGAATGCCTTCCGGCGAATGGGACAGCCCAAAAGACTGAGCTTCAGTGTTGAACTCAGCAAGATGTCGCCAAATAAGCTCAAATTAAatgcattgaagaaaaaaaaccaacttGTACAGAAAGCAATCCTTCAAAAAAACAAATCTGCAAAACAGAGGGCCGACTTGAGGAGCTCCGCGGCCTCGTCCTCCCACGTCTGCCCCTACTGCAGCCGGGAGTTCACCTACATCGGCAGCCTCAACAAGCATGCCGCCTTCAGCTGCCCCAAGAAACCCCTCTCTCCttccaaaaaaaaagtttctcattCATCCAAGAAGGGCGGACACTCGTCATCACCTGCAAGTAGCGACAGACACACCAGCAGTAGCCACCGAAGACGGACGGCGGATGCTGAGATTAAGATGCAGAGCACGCAGGCACCCCTGGGCAAGACCCGGGCTCGCAGCTCAGGCCCCTCGCAGTCTCCGCTGCCCTCCTCATCCTTCCGGTCCAGGCAGAATGTCAAATTCACGGCTTCGgtcaagtccaaaaaaccaagcTCCTCATCTTTAAGGAACTCCAGCCCTATAAGAATGGCCAAAATCACTCATGTGGAGGGGAAAAAACCCAAAGCTGTGGCCAAGAACCATTCTGCTCAGCTCTCGAGTAAAACCTCTCGGAGCCTGCATGTTAGGGTACAAAAAAGCAAAGCCGTTTTACAAAGCAAGCCCAATTTGGCAAGTAAGAAAAGAACGGACCGGTTCAATGTAAAATCTAGAGAACGGAGTGGGGGGCCGATCACCCGAAGCCTTCAGCTGGCAGCTGCCGCTGACCTGAGTGAGAGCAGGAGAGAGGACGGCAGCGCCAGGCAGGAGCTGAAGGACTTCAG
- the Prdm2 gene encoding PR domain zinc finger protein 2 isoform X4 codes for MCIDATDPEKGNWLRYVNWACSGEEQNLFPLEINRAIYYKTLKPIAPGEELLVWYNGEDNPEIAAAIEEERASARSKRSSPKSRKGKKKSQENKNKGNKSQDLALKTSEPDSTSASMRDSVEGPKEEERHPAAAPEQPALLQEGLSQDTPPELLTSPAAHDPQPEPDGKREATDFEVNDLDEEEEEEEEEEDDEDLEEDGEEEGDVPNESSVKEPEIRCDEKPEDLLEEPKSISEETPEDSPEGTPVVQIPKTKEEANGEVFETFMFPCQHCERKFTTKQGLERHMHIHMSTVNHAFKCKYCGKAFGTQINRRRHERRHEAGLKRKSSLTLQPSEDLSDSKVSGDSVTPKDELNPPHLGQDCLILNSEKASQETGNSSVVEENGEVKELHPCKYCKKVFGTHTNMRRHQRRVHERHLIPKGVRRKGGLLEEPQPPAEQAPPAQNVYVPSTEPEEEGEADDVYIMDISSNISENLNYYIDGKIQTNNSTSNCDVVEMESSSADLYGINCLLTPVTVEITQSIKTTQVTVTDELPKEPSSGTNGESKRRRTASPPALPQIKAETDSEPAAPSCSLSLPLSVSTTEAVSFHKEKNVYLSSKLKQLLQTQDKLTPPAGISSAEIPKLGPVCVSTPASMLPVTSSRFKRRTSSPPSSPQHSPALRDFGKPSDGKAAWTDAVLTSKKPKLESRSDSPAWSLSGRDEKETGSPPCFDEYKISKEWAAGSTFSNVCNQQPLDLSSGVKQKAEGSGKSSVQWESVLDLSVHRKPGSDSEGRELKEHHSAQLTCGAVKKKKPTTCMLQKVLLNEYNGIDLPVESTPDVTRSPSPCKSLDAQPDPDLVPDSGFSAPAIESAPEVCPSSPPLQTSSSSSGQLPPLLIPTDPSSPPPCPPVLTVATPPPPLLPTVPLPAPSSSASPHPCPSPLSNATAQSPLPILSPTVSPSPSPIPPVEQLMSAASPGPPTLSSSSSSSSSSSPSSSSSSSSSSSSSFSSSSSSSSPSPPPLSAVSSVVSSGDNLEASLPAITFKQEEPEDEGLKAREEPQSAVEQDAVQETFSKNFICNVCESPFLSIKDLTKHLSIHAEEWPFKCEFCVQLFKDKMDLSEHRFLLHGVGNIFVCSVCKKEFAFLCNLQQHQRDLHPDEVCTHHEFESGTLRPQNFTDPSKAHMEHMQGLPEDPLETSKEEEELNDSSEELYTTIKIMASGIKTKDPDVRLGLNQHYPSFKPPPFQYHHRNPMGIGVTATNFTTHNIPQTFTTAIRCTKCGKGVDNMPELHKHILACASASDKKRYTPKKNPVPLKQTVQPKNGVVVLDNSGKNAFRRMGQPKRLSFSVELSKMSPNKLKLNALKKKNQLVQKAILQKNKSAKQRADLRSSAASSSHVCPYCSREFTYIGSLNKHAAFSCPKKPLSPSKKKVSHSSKKGGHSSSPASSDRHTSSSHRRRTADAEIKMQSTQAPLGKTRARSSGPSQSPLPSSSFRSRQNVKFTASVKSKKPSSSSLRNSSPIRMAKITHVEGKKPKAVAKNHSAQLSSKTSRSLHVRVQKSKAVLQSKPNLASKKRTDRFNVKSRERSGGPITRSLQLAAAADLSESRREDGSARQELKDFSYSLRLASRCPPPTAPYVTRQCGKVKAPAAAQFQGPFFKE; via the exons ggaagaaaaaatcccaagaaaataaaaacaaaggaaacaaaagccaGGACCTAGCGCTGAAGACAAGTGAGCCAGATTCGACCTCTGCAAGTATGAGAGATTCTGTGGAAG GTCCCAAAGAAGAAGAGAGGCATCCAGCTGCAGCCCCTGAGCAGCCAGCCCTTCTCCAGGAAGGGCTCAGCCAGGATACACCACCAGAACTGCTGACCTCCCCTGCTGCCCACGACCCGCAGCCAGAGCCCGATGGAAAACGAGAAGCCACAGATTTTGAGGTGAATGATCtggatgaagaggaagaggaagaggaggaagaagaggacgACGAAGACTTAGAGGAAGACGGGGAGGAAGAAGGCGACGTGCCGAATGAAAGCTCTGTGAAAGAGCCGGAGATCCGGTGTGACGAGAAGCCAGAGGATTTGTTAGAAGAACCAAAAAGCATTTCAGAAGAAACTCCCGAAGACTCCCCGGAAGGGACACCTGTTGTCCAGATTCCCAAAACTAAAGAAGAGGCCAACGGTGAGGTGTTTGAAACATTTATGTTTCCATGTCAGCACTGTGAAAGGAAGTTCACCACCAAGCAGGGCCTTGAGCGTCACATGCACATCCACATGTCAACAGTGAACCATGCTTTCAAGTGCAAGTACTGTGGGAAAGCCTTTGGCACGCAGATTAACAGGAGGCGACATGAGCGTCGCCATGAAGCTGGGTTAAAGCGAAAATCCAGCCTGACACTACAGCCATCGGAGGACCTGTCTGATAGCAAAGTTTCTGGAGACAGTGTCACTCCTAAAGATGAATTGAATCCTCCGCATCTTGGGCAAGACTGTCTGATTCTGAACTCAGAGAAAGCTTCCCAAGAAACAGGAAATTCTTCTGTTGTAGAAGAGAACGGGGAAGTTAAAGAACTTCATCCATGCAAATATTGTAAAAAGGTTTTCGGAACTCATACCAATATGAGACGGCATCAGCGCAGAGTTCATGAACGCCACCTGATTCCCAAAGGTGTGCGCCGAAAAGGAGGCCTCCTTGAAGAGCCACAGCCCCCTGCAGAGCAGGCCCCGCCCGCCCAGAATGTCTATGTaccaagcacagagccagaggaggaaggggaagcagATGACGTGTACATCATGGACATTTCTAGCAATATCTctgaaaacttaaattactataTTGATGGTAAAATTCAGACCAACAACAGCACGAGTAACTGTGACGTGGTTGAGATGGAATCCAGTTCGGCAGACTTGTACGGCATAAATTGTCTGCTCACTCCAGTTACAGTGGAAATCACTCAAAGTATAAAGACCACACAGGTCACTGTAACAGATGAGCTTCCTAAAGAGCCGTCCAGTGGCACAAACGGTGAGTCCAAGAGACGGAGGACTGCCAGTCCACCTGCGCTGCCCCAGATTAAAGCTGAAACGGACTCTGAGCCTGCGGCGCCCTCCTGTTCCTTGAGTCTGCCTCTTAGCGTCTCAACGACTGAGGCTGTGTCTTTCCATAAAGAGAAGAATGTTTATTTGTCATCGAAGCTCAAGCAGCTTCTTCAAACCCAAGACAAGCTAACTCCTCCTGCAGGGATTTCATCAGCTGAAATCCCAAAGTTAGGTCCCGTGTGCGTGTCCACTCCTGCATCCATGTTACCTGTGACCTCCAGTAGGTTTAAGAGACGGACCAGCTCTCCGCCCAGTTCTCCTCAGCACAGCCCTGCCCTTCGGGACTTTGGGAAACCAAGTGATGGGAAAGCAGCGTGGACAGATGCAGTCCTAACTTCCAAGAAGCCCAAATTAGAAAGTCGCAGTGACTCACCAGCATGGAGTTTGTCGGGGAGAGATGAGAAAGAAACTGGGAGCCCTCCTTGCTTTGATGAATACAAAATATCGAAAGAGTGGGCAGCTGGTTCTACTTTCAGCAACGTGTGCAACCAGCAGCCTTTGGATTTATCCAGCGGTGTCAAGCAGAAGGCTGAGGGTTCAGGCAAATCTTCAGTCCAGTGGGAATCCGTGTTGGATCTCAGTGTGCATAGAAAGCCTGGGAGTGACTCTGAAGGCAGGGAGCTGAAAGAACACCATTCAGCGCAGCTGACCTGCGGCGCTGTGAAGAAGAAGAAGCCAACCACCTGCATGCTCCAGAAGGTTCTTCTCAATGAATACAATGGCATTGATTTACCTGTAGAAAGTACCCCTGATGTGACCAGGAGCCCAAGCCCTTGTAAATCTCTAGACGCCCAGCCAGATCCTGACCTGGTTCCTGACTCTGGTTTCTCTGCCCCTGCCATCGAGTCGGCCCCTGAAGTTTGTCCTTCATCACCTCCCCTCCAGACATCGTCCTCGTCTTCCGGTCAGCTGCCTCCTCTCCTGATCCCCACAGAtccctcttcccctccacccTGCCCTCCTGTGTTAACTGTAGCCACtccgccccctcccctccttccaaccgtccctctccctgccccttctTCCAGTGCATCTCCTCACCCGTGTCCCTCTCCACTCTCGAATGCCACTGCCCAGTCTCCTCTTCCAATTCTCTCCCCCACCGTGTCCCCCTCACCCTCTCCCATTCCTCCTGTGGAGCAGCTCATGTCTGCTGCTTCACCTGGGCCTCCAacactttcttcctcctcctcctcctcctcctcctcctccccctcctcctcttcctcttcttcctcctcttcctcttcttcattctcctcttcatcttcctcctcatCCCCGTCACCACCCCCTCTCTCAGCAGTGTCATCTGTTGTTTCCTCTGGCGATAATCTGGAGGCTTCTCTCCCTGCAATAACTTTCAAACAGGAGGAACCAGAGGATGAAGGTCTGAAAGCCAGGGAAGAGCCCCAGTCTGCAGTTGAACAGGATGCTGTTCAGGAAACATTCAGCAAAAACTTTATTTGCAATGTCTGTGAATCACCTTTTCTTTCCATTAAAGATCTAACCAAACATTTATCTATTCATGCTGAAGAATGGCCCTTCAAATGTGAATTTTGTGTGCAGCTTTTTAAGGATAAAATGGATTTGTCAGAGCATCGCTTTTTGCTTCATGGAGTTGGGAATATCTTTGTGTGTTCTGTTTGTAAAAAAGAATTTGCTTTCTTGTGCAATTTGCAGCAGCACCAGCGAGATCTCCACCCAGACGAGGTGTGTACACACCATGAGTTTGAGAGTGGGACACTGAGGCCCCAGAACTTCACAGATCCCAGCAAGGCCCACATGGAGCATATGCAGGGCTTGCCGGAAGACCCTTTGGAAACTTCCAAAGAAGAGGAGGAATTAAATGATTCCTCTGAAGAGCTTTATACCACCATAAAAATAATGGCTTCTGGAATAAAGACAAAAGATCCGGATGTTCGATTGGGTCTTAATCAGCATTACCCAAGCTTTAAACCACCTCCATTCCAGTACCATCACCGCAACCCCATGGGTATTGGTGTGACGGCCACAAATTTCACTACCCACAATATTCCACAGACTTTTACTACTGCCATTCGCTGCACAAAATGTGGGAAAGGTGTTGACAACATGCCTGAGTTACACAAACATATCTTGGCATGCGCTTCTGCAAGTGACAAGAAGAGGTATACTCCGAAAAAAAATCCAGTACCTCTGAAACAAACTGTGCAGCCCAAAAATGGAGTGGTGGTCTTAGACAACTCTGGAAAGAATGCCTTCCGGCGAATGGGACAGCCCAAAAGACTGAGCTTCAGTGTTGAACTCAGCAAGATGTCGCCAAATAAGCTCAAATTAAatgcattgaagaaaaaaaaccaacttGTACAGAAAGCAATCCTTCAAAAAAACAAATCTGCAAAACAGAGGGCCGACTTGAGGAGCTCCGCGGCCTCGTCCTCCCACGTCTGCCCCTACTGCAGCCGGGAGTTCACCTACATCGGCAGCCTCAACAAGCATGCCGCCTTCAGCTGCCCCAAGAAACCCCTCTCTCCttccaaaaaaaaagtttctcattCATCCAAGAAGGGCGGACACTCGTCATCACCTGCAAGTAGCGACAGACACACCAGCAGTAGCCACCGAAGACGGACGGCGGATGCTGAGATTAAGATGCAGAGCACGCAGGCACCCCTGGGCAAGACCCGGGCTCGCAGCTCAGGCCCCTCGCAGTCTCCGCTGCCCTCCTCATCCTTCCGGTCCAGGCAGAATGTCAAATTCACGGCTTCGgtcaagtccaaaaaaccaagcTCCTCATCTTTAAGGAACTCCAGCCCTATAAGAATGGCCAAAATCACTCATGTGGAGGGGAAAAAACCCAAAGCTGTGGCCAAGAACCATTCTGCTCAGCTCTCGAGTAAAACCTCTCGGAGCCTGCATGTTAGGGTACAAAAAAGCAAAGCCGTTTTACAAAGCAAGCCCAATTTGGCAAGTAAGAAAAGAACGGACCGGTTCAATGTAAAATCTAGAGAACGGAGTGGGGGGCCGATCACCCGAAGCCTTCAGCTGGCAGCTGCCGCTGACCTGAGTGAGAGCAGGAGAGAGGACGGCAGCGCCAGGCAGGAGCTGAAGGACTTCAG